The proteins below are encoded in one region of Dreissena polymorpha isolate Duluth1 unplaced genomic scaffold, UMN_Dpol_1.0 chrUn047, whole genome shotgun sequence:
- the LOC127863846 gene encoding uncharacterized protein LOC127863846, with the protein MDSLTQMVNMSSASNEAVRYPAWNWRDWKGFLSRLFCPVPAIRQYQYFRMTTEEPGVVTMRTRVGCPEVKVTVTMDGVHIPYQQPQIVEAKGLSRNRQEYLYKVVRPYLSDANKDATCPCPETSL; encoded by the exons ATGGACTCATTGACCCAGATGGTGAATATGTCCTCAGCATCCAATGAAGCAGTGAGGTATCCGGCATGGAACTGGCGGGATTGGAAAGGGTTTTTGTCCCGACTGTTTTGTCCTGTACCAGCGATAAG acaatatcAGTACTTCCGCATGACGACGGAAGAGCCAGGTGTGGTCACAATGCGCACGAGAGTCGGATGTCcagaggtcaaggttacagtgactatGGATGGCGTCCATATTCCATACCAACAACCGCAGATTGTAGAGGCCAAAGGACTCAGCCGAAACAGACAGGAGTACTTGTACAAAGTTGTCAGGCCATATCTCAGCGATGCTAACAAGGATGCTACTTGCCCTTGCCCAGAAACATCACTATAG